In Rhizobium sp. N324, a single genomic region encodes these proteins:
- a CDS encoding fumarate hydratase, protein MADDLFPLGKDATAYRKISSDYVSVDTFKGQEILTVEPEGIRLLAETAFADINHLLRPGHLKQLASILDDPEATDNDRFVAYDLLKNANIAAGGVLPMCQDTGTAIIMGKKGRRVWTEGGDSAALARGVMDAYEKKNLRYSQLAPVKMFEEKNTRNNLPAQIDIYEEGTDAYEFLFVAKGGGSANKTFLYQGTPSLLTHDRMIDFLKEKILTLGTAACPPYHLAIVIGGTSAEMNLKTVKLASTRYLDELPTEGSESGHAFRDLEMEKEIHKLTQQMGVGAQFGGKYFCHDVRVIRLPRHGASLPIGLGVSCSADRQAKGKITRDGIFIEQLETDPSKYMPEIDEAKLSESTVHIDLNRPMAEVLAELSRHPVKTRLSLTGTIIVARDLAHAKIRERLEKGEGMPDYLKNHPVYYAGPAKTPVGYASGSFGPTTAGRMDSYVDQFQSFGGSMVMLAKGNRSRAVREACKKHGGFYLGSIGGPAARLAQDCIRKVEVFEYPELGMEAVWKIEVEDFPAFIVIDDKGNDFFQELNLG, encoded by the coding sequence ATGGCTGACGATCTCTTTCCCCTTGGCAAGGATGCCACTGCCTATCGCAAGATCAGCAGCGATTATGTGTCGGTCGATACCTTCAAGGGTCAGGAGATCCTGACTGTCGAGCCGGAAGGCATCCGCCTGCTCGCCGAAACCGCCTTTGCCGACATCAACCACCTGCTGCGCCCCGGCCATCTGAAGCAGCTCGCCTCGATCCTCGACGACCCCGAGGCGACCGACAATGATCGCTTCGTCGCCTACGACCTCCTGAAGAATGCCAATATCGCTGCCGGCGGCGTATTGCCCATGTGCCAGGATACCGGCACGGCAATCATCATGGGCAAGAAGGGTCGCAGGGTCTGGACCGAAGGCGGCGACAGCGCCGCCCTCGCCCGCGGCGTCATGGATGCCTATGAGAAGAAGAACCTGCGTTATTCGCAGCTCGCGCCGGTGAAAATGTTCGAGGAGAAGAACACCAGGAACAATCTGCCGGCCCAGATCGATATCTATGAGGAAGGCACCGACGCCTATGAATTTCTCTTCGTCGCCAAGGGCGGCGGCTCGGCCAACAAGACCTTCCTCTACCAGGGCACGCCCTCGCTTTTGACGCATGACCGGATGATCGACTTCCTCAAGGAGAAGATCCTGACGTTGGGTACGGCCGCCTGTCCGCCCTACCATCTGGCAATCGTCATCGGCGGCACTTCGGCCGAGATGAACCTGAAGACCGTCAAGCTCGCCTCGACCCGCTATCTCGACGAGTTGCCGACCGAAGGCTCCGAGAGCGGCCACGCCTTCCGCGATCTCGAGATGGAGAAGGAAATCCACAAGCTGACACAGCAGATGGGTGTCGGCGCCCAGTTCGGCGGCAAGTATTTCTGTCATGACGTGCGTGTCATCCGCCTGCCCCGCCATGGCGCCTCGCTGCCGATCGGCCTTGGCGTCTCCTGTTCCGCCGACCGCCAGGCCAAGGGCAAGATCACCCGCGACGGCATCTTCATCGAACAGCTCGAAACCGATCCGTCGAAATACATGCCCGAGATCGATGAAGCGAAACTGTCTGAATCGACCGTCCATATCGACCTCAACCGGCCGATGGCCGAAGTGCTGGCCGAACTCTCCAGGCATCCGGTCAAGACGCGCCTGTCGCTCACCGGCACCATCATCGTTGCCCGCGACTTGGCGCACGCCAAGATCCGCGAGCGCCTGGAAAAGGGCGAAGGCATGCCCGATTACCTGAAAAACCACCCGGTCTATTATGCCGGTCCCGCCAAGACGCCTGTAGGTTACGCCTCCGGCTCCTTCGGCCCGACGACGGCCGGCCGCATGGACAGCTACGTCGACCAGTTCCAGTCCTTCGGCGGCTCGATGGTGATGCTCGCCAAGGGCAACCGCTCGCGCGCCGTACGCGAGGCCTGCAAGAAACATGGCGGCTTCTACCTCGGCTCGATCGGCGGCCCCGCCGCCCGCCTCGCCCAGGACTGCATCCGCAAGGTCGAAGTGTTCGAATATCCCGAACTCGGCATGGAAGCGGTCTGGAAGATCGAGGTTGAAGACTTCCCCGCCTTCATCGTCATCGACGACAAGGGCAATGATTTCTTCCAGGAATTGAACCTGGGGTGA
- the rpiA gene encoding ribose-5-phosphate isomerase RpiA yields the protein MDAREMKIKAAAAALAHVEDEMRLGIGTGSTAEEFVRLLAEKVAGGFRVEGVPTSERTARLCVELGVPLKSLDELPALDLTIDGADEVDPALRLIKGGGGALLREKIVAAASERMIVIADESKLVDTLGAYALPIEVNPFGLVSTRIAIEKVAARLGLSGELSLRQSGDGEFTTDGGHHIIDASFGRIPDAEALSSELNSIPGVVEHGLFINMAALAIIAGPAGARTLQANR from the coding sequence ATGGATGCCCGCGAAATGAAGATCAAGGCCGCCGCAGCCGCACTCGCCCATGTCGAAGACGAAATGCGCCTCGGCATCGGCACAGGCAGCACGGCGGAAGAATTCGTTCGCCTGCTGGCGGAGAAGGTCGCGGGCGGCTTCAGGGTCGAAGGCGTTCCGACGTCAGAAAGAACGGCGCGGCTTTGCGTCGAACTCGGCGTGCCGCTGAAATCGCTCGATGAACTGCCGGCACTCGATCTGACGATCGACGGCGCCGACGAGGTCGATCCGGCGCTCAGATTGATCAAGGGCGGCGGCGGCGCGCTGCTGCGCGAAAAGATCGTCGCGGCCGCTTCCGAGCGGATGATCGTCATTGCCGACGAGAGCAAGCTTGTGGACACGCTCGGCGCCTACGCGCTGCCGATCGAGGTCAATCCATTCGGGCTCGTCTCGACACGGATCGCGATCGAGAAGGTCGCGGCCCGGCTCGGCCTTTCCGGCGAACTCAGCCTGCGCCAATCCGGTGACGGAGAGTTTACCACGGATGGCGGCCATCACATCATCGATGCATCTTTTGGCCGCATTCCTGATGCAGAGGCGCTTTCGAGCGAGCTGAATTCCATACCCGGCGTCGTCGAACACGGGCTCTTTATCAATATGGCGGCACTTGCGATCATTGCCGGTCCTGCAGGTGCGCGCACGCTGCAGGCAAACAGATAA
- a CDS encoding L,D-transpeptidase family protein, translating to MTFVLKSAASALAISCGVAVMSAAPAHAYTLMDMLRGDRQRTQSTIFMDQAPGRPVPRGADGGSLGGLDPEAPLPKVSGPRYYTYKTETLQFVDTSKFADPVVTGAVADVSASGGDAGAEPAVQRRFLAQAKVRANADVAKALEAYYGDSRNPLVWVEGNQVNDRAKSAMAALADVASVGLDPADYAVQTPDIDPANPDPAARDRALTQFELELSAKVLAFVQDTVRGRIDPNKISGYHDFQRKVVNLTPVLKLARMSPDAGAYIASRSPDGPQFEALKAELAKLRAADGGNEERIVVSLDKLLKPGDSSPEIANIVKAIGKHGSETLKTDHAATLAAYAGSSDYSPDIVSLVEAFQQERGLKADGVIGQATVRAMTGGDTNASKIDKLDVAMEQARWLPEDLGSRYVMINQPAFMAYYHNDGKEQLSMRVVVGGKNNQTYFFDDEIETVEFNPFWGVPQSIIINEMLPKLRSDPNYLDQLGYEVEVNGHAVASSSVDWYGSTNNVSVRQPPSSDNALGELKILFPNSHAIYMHDTPSKSFFKRDMRALSHGCVRLSNPRAMAAAVLGTSVDDVAKQIASGQNHAVKVPQKIPVYVSYFTAWPNKDGVVEYFDDVYGRDAYVDKAFDATTKARGAQI from the coding sequence ATGACGTTCGTTTTGAAAAGCGCGGCATCCGCATTGGCAATTTCCTGCGGCGTAGCGGTTATGAGTGCCGCACCCGCGCATGCTTATACTTTGATGGACATGCTGCGCGGCGACAGGCAGCGGACCCAAAGCACCATCTTCATGGATCAGGCGCCCGGCCGTCCGGTGCCGCGCGGCGCCGATGGCGGCTCGCTCGGCGGGCTCGATCCGGAAGCGCCGCTGCCGAAGGTCAGCGGCCCGCGTTACTACACCTATAAGACCGAGACGCTGCAGTTCGTCGACACCAGCAAGTTTGCCGATCCTGTCGTCACCGGCGCGGTCGCCGATGTTTCGGCGAGCGGTGGCGATGCCGGCGCCGAACCCGCCGTGCAGCGCCGTTTCCTGGCGCAGGCCAAGGTGCGCGCCAATGCTGACGTCGCAAAGGCGCTCGAAGCCTATTACGGCGACAGCCGCAATCCGCTTGTCTGGGTCGAGGGCAACCAGGTCAACGACCGCGCCAAGTCGGCGATGGCGGCACTTGCCGATGTGGCTTCGGTCGGTCTCGACCCGGCCGATTACGCTGTCCAGACGCCGGATATCGATCCTGCCAATCCCGATCCCGCCGCCCGCGACCGGGCGCTGACGCAGTTCGAACTCGAACTCTCGGCCAAGGTGCTGGCCTTTGTGCAGGATACGGTGCGCGGCCGCATCGATCCGAACAAGATTTCCGGCTATCACGATTTCCAGCGCAAGGTGGTCAATCTGACGCCGGTGCTGAAGCTTGCCCGTATGAGCCCCGATGCCGGCGCCTATATAGCCAGCCGCTCGCCCGATGGTCCGCAGTTCGAGGCGCTGAAAGCGGAGCTTGCCAAGCTTCGCGCCGCCGATGGCGGCAATGAGGAGCGAATCGTCGTTTCGCTCGACAAACTGCTGAAGCCTGGCGACAGCTCGCCCGAGATCGCCAATATCGTCAAGGCGATCGGCAAGCATGGGTCCGAAACGCTGAAGACCGACCACGCGGCAACGCTTGCCGCTTACGCAGGCAGCAGTGACTACTCGCCCGATATCGTCTCGCTGGTCGAGGCCTTCCAGCAAGAGCGGGGACTGAAGGCCGATGGTGTCATCGGCCAGGCGACCGTGCGCGCCATGACCGGCGGCGATACCAATGCCTCGAAGATCGACAAGCTCGATGTCGCCATGGAGCAGGCGCGTTGGCTGCCGGAGGATCTCGGTTCACGCTACGTGATGATCAACCAGCCGGCCTTCATGGCCTATTACCACAATGACGGCAAGGAACAGCTGTCGATGCGCGTCGTTGTCGGCGGCAAGAACAACCAGACCTATTTCTTCGACGACGAGATCGAGACGGTGGAGTTCAACCCGTTCTGGGGCGTGCCGCAGTCGATCATCATCAACGAGATGCTGCCGAAGCTGCGCTCGGACCCGAACTATCTCGACCAGCTCGGCTATGAAGTCGAAGTGAACGGCCATGCCGTCGCCTCGTCGAGTGTCGACTGGTACGGCTCGACCAATAATGTTTCGGTGCGCCAGCCGCCGAGCAGCGACAATGCGCTCGGTGAACTGAAGATCCTGTTCCCGAACAGCCACGCGATCTACATGCACGACACGCCGTCGAAGAGCTTTTTCAAGCGTGATATGCGGGCTCTGAGCCACGGCTGCGTGCGTCTTTCCAATCCGCGCGCAATGGCCGCCGCCGTGCTCGGCACGTCGGTCGACGACGTCGCCAAGCAGATCGCCAGCGGGCAGAACCATGCGGTGAAGGTGCCGCAGAAGATCCCGGTCTACGTGTCCTACTTCACCGCCTGGCCGAACAAGGACGGCGTGGTGGAGTATTTCGACGACGTCTATGGCCGTGACGCCTATGTCGACAAGGCTTTCGACGCGACGACGAAGGCGCGTGGTGCGCAGATTTGA
- a CDS encoding GGDEF domain-containing protein, with protein sequence MNTAVAPKVQVPDVAGQITYAMRSMGVAPIPRNYELFYEAYIGSNPALTRELAALGSQATQAELDALGAQYFTSSPARVVDDAHSRISGELDGLLRILRQEQSSLESYTRLLGETHKRITSKSNASVELIENAIELLSQATGDTMAHGERTVEDVVQRSQEMDQVRKELDEYKRIANTDSLTRLSNRRAFDERLAAVFNNPGMRPVTALLLADIDNFKKINDTYGHPVGDKILATVASVIRSNVRRDVFVARAGGEEFALIIDGNTPEEITAIAERIRRTLETTPFKNSRTRVNYGPITVSIGICMASSAEDAGELYSKTDIALYGAKNAGRNCTILYQDGMQKDFTKSWLIYKS encoded by the coding sequence ATGAATACGGCTGTCGCGCCCAAGGTGCAGGTTCCCGATGTTGCGGGCCAGATCACCTATGCCATGCGCTCGATGGGCGTTGCGCCGATACCGCGCAATTACGAACTCTTCTACGAGGCCTATATCGGCTCCAATCCGGCGCTCACCCGCGAACTAGCCGCCCTTGGCAGCCAGGCGACGCAGGCCGAACTCGACGCGCTCGGCGCGCAATATTTCACCAGCAGCCCGGCCCGCGTCGTCGACGACGCCCATAGCCGCATATCGGGCGAACTCGACGGCCTGCTCAGGATCCTGCGGCAGGAGCAGAGTTCGCTGGAAAGCTATACCAGGCTGCTTGGCGAAACCCATAAGCGCATCACCTCCAAGAGCAACGCCAGCGTCGAACTGATCGAGAACGCCATCGAGCTTTTGAGCCAGGCGACGGGCGACACCATGGCGCATGGGGAACGCACCGTCGAAGACGTCGTTCAGCGCTCGCAGGAGATGGACCAGGTCCGCAAGGAACTGGACGAATACAAGCGTATCGCCAACACCGATTCGCTGACGCGCCTTTCCAACCGCCGCGCCTTCGACGAGCGCCTCGCCGCCGTCTTCAACAATCCCGGCATGCGGCCGGTGACGGCGCTGCTGCTCGCCGATATCGACAACTTCAAGAAGATCAACGACACCTACGGCCATCCCGTCGGCGACAAGATCCTCGCCACCGTCGCCTCGGTCATCCGCAGCAATGTCCGCCGCGATGTCTTCGTCGCCCGTGCCGGCGGCGAGGAATTCGCGCTGATCATCGACGGCAATACGCCCGAGGAAATCACCGCGATCGCCGAGCGCATCCGCCGCACGCTGGAAACGACACCGTTCAAAAACTCCCGCACGCGGGTGAATTACGGCCCGATCACCGTCTCGATCGGCATCTGCATGGCCTCCAGCGCCGAGGATGCCGGCGAACTCTACAGCAAGACCGACATCGCCCTTTACGGCGCCAAGAATGCCGGCCGCAACTGCACCATCCTCTATCAGGACGGCATGCAGAAGGATTTCACCAAGAGCTGGCTGATCTACAAAAGCTGA
- a CDS encoding HAD family hydrolase: MTPSPVRPALIVFDLDGTLLDTHTDLVESLNHTIAALGLEPVSYDDLTHLVGNGARVMIERACRLRGHPLESDALPPLVERFVIHYAGNMPGRTEPYPGLLAAMDRLKSAGYRLAVCTNKMESLALGLLEKLDLVSYFDAISGGDSFPVRKPDARHLTGTIDRAGGDIARTVMIGDSINDIAVARNAGVPSIAVPFGYSDVPVSNLDPDMIITHYDELTPDLVERLLQEYAVKVAV, from the coding sequence TTGACCCCTTCCCCTGTCCGCCCGGCACTCATTGTCTTCGATCTCGACGGCACCCTTCTCGACACCCATACGGATCTGGTCGAGAGCCTGAACCACACGATCGCAGCCCTTGGGCTCGAACCGGTCAGCTATGACGACCTCACCCATCTCGTCGGCAACGGCGCGCGCGTGATGATCGAGCGCGCCTGCCGCTTGCGCGGCCATCCGCTCGAAAGCGACGCCCTGCCGCCGCTCGTCGAGCGCTTCGTCATCCATTATGCCGGCAACATGCCCGGCCGCACCGAGCCCTATCCCGGCCTCCTCGCGGCGATGGACCGGCTTAAATCTGCCGGTTACCGCCTCGCCGTCTGCACCAACAAGATGGAAAGCCTGGCGCTCGGCCTGCTCGAAAAACTCGACCTCGTCAGCTATTTCGACGCCATATCAGGCGGCGACAGCTTCCCCGTGCGCAAGCCCGACGCCCGCCACCTCACCGGCACCATCGACCGCGCCGGCGGCGACATCGCCCGCACCGTGATGATCGGCGACAGCATCAACGACATCGCCGTCGCCCGGAATGCCGGCGTACCGTCGATCGCCGTCCCCTTCGGTTATTCCGACGTGCCGGTCTCCAACCTCGATCCGGATATGATCATCACCCATTACGATGAGCTGACGCCTGATCTGGTGGAGAGGCTGTTGCAGGAATATGCGGTGAAGGTCGCGGTGTAA
- a CDS encoding DUF2059 domain-containing protein: MMNIAGLGRFAAATIVLSGLAFGSAVKAQEVSEEQLKASRAAIDAIGATAQFDNILPGLAERLKAGLIQDSPNYQDIISSTVDAQALALAPRRGDLEKEAALTYAKTFTADELKAIADFYNSDVGKKLLRDGPVASRETAKAADIWAQGISRDLEKQSNAELSKVIKAPPPATDSPVAPAPAPAPAAQK, encoded by the coding sequence ATGATGAACATTGCAGGTCTTGGCCGTTTTGCCGCTGCGACGATCGTTCTTTCCGGGCTTGCCTTCGGCTCCGCCGTCAAGGCGCAGGAGGTCTCCGAGGAGCAGCTGAAGGCGTCTCGCGCGGCGATCGACGCCATCGGCGCCACGGCCCAGTTCGACAACATTCTGCCCGGTCTTGCCGAGCGACTGAAGGCCGGCCTGATCCAGGATTCGCCGAACTACCAGGACATCATTTCGTCGACGGTCGACGCGCAGGCGCTGGCGCTGGCGCCCCGCCGCGGCGATCTGGAGAAGGAGGCGGCGCTCACCTACGCCAAGACCTTTACCGCCGACGAACTGAAGGCGATCGCCGACTTCTATAATTCCGACGTCGGCAAGAAGCTGCTGCGCGACGGCCCGGTCGCCTCGCGCGAGACGGCGAAGGCTGCCGACATCTGGGCGCAGGGCATTTCCCGCGACCTGGAAAAGCAGAGCAATGCCGAGCTTTCCAAGGTCATCAAGGCGCCGCCGCCGGCAACCGACAGCCCGGTTGCACCCGCGCCCGCTCCGGCGCCGGCTGCCCAGAAGTAA
- a CDS encoding acylphosphatase: MSAHYEAVRVRVSGRVQGVGFRMWARDEALRLGLTGWVRNEADGSVAALIAGPDTAISTMIERFGRGPAGALVSDVETEASPLETMPAGFRITG, encoded by the coding sequence ATGTCTGCTCATTACGAGGCTGTGCGCGTGCGGGTATCAGGCCGGGTCCAGGGTGTCGGCTTTCGCATGTGGGCGCGCGATGAGGCGCTGCGGCTCGGGCTCACAGGCTGGGTGCGCAATGAAGCGGACGGATCTGTCGCCGCTTTGATCGCAGGGCCCGATACCGCCATCTCGACAATGATCGAGCGCTTCGGCCGCGGGCCTGCGGGCGCATTGGTTTCCGATGTCGAGACGGAAGCGAGCCCGCTCGAGACAATGCCGGCGGGTTTCCGCATCACGGGTTGA
- the fumC gene encoding class II fumarate hydratase, with protein sequence MTATRTETDTFGPIDVAADRYWGAQAERSLGNFKIGWEKQPLSIVRALGIVKQAAARANMSLGQLDPALGKAIVDAAQEVIDGKLDEHFPLVVWQTGSGTQSNMNANEVISNRAIEMLGGVMGSKKPVHPNDHVNMSQSSNDTYPTAMHIACAERIAHHLLPSLKHLHAALDMKVTEFSHIIKIGRTHTQDATPLTLGQEFSGYAAQVGSAIKRIEMTLPGLCELAQGGTAVGTGLNAPVGFAERVAEEIAAITAMPFVTAPNKFEALASHDSMVFSHGAINAAAAALFKIANDIRLLGSGPRAGLGELALPENEPGSSIMPGKVNPTQCEALTQVCIHIFGNHAALTFADSQGHFELNVYNPMMAYNFLQSVQLLADAAVSFTDNCVVGIEAREDNIKAGLERSLMLVTALAPKIGYDAAAKIAKTAHKNGTTLKEEALASGLVSAEDYDAIVRPETMIGPK encoded by the coding sequence ATGACCGCAACCCGCACCGAAACCGATACTTTTGGCCCGATCGACGTCGCCGCCGACCGATATTGGGGCGCCCAGGCCGAACGTTCGCTCGGCAATTTCAAAATCGGCTGGGAAAAGCAGCCGCTGTCGATCGTGCGCGCGCTCGGCATCGTCAAGCAGGCCGCCGCCCGCGCCAACATGTCGCTCGGCCAGCTCGACCCTGCGCTTGGCAAGGCAATCGTCGACGCCGCCCAGGAAGTGATCGACGGGAAGCTCGACGAGCATTTTCCGCTTGTCGTCTGGCAGACCGGTTCGGGCACGCAGTCCAACATGAATGCCAATGAGGTGATCTCCAATCGTGCTATAGAAATGCTCGGCGGCGTCATGGGTTCCAAAAAGCCGGTGCATCCGAACGATCACGTCAATATGAGCCAGTCGTCGAACGACACCTATCCGACGGCGATGCACATCGCCTGCGCCGAACGGATCGCCCATCACCTGCTGCCATCCCTGAAGCACCTGCATGCCGCCCTCGACATGAAGGTCACCGAATTCAGCCACATCATCAAGATCGGCCGCACCCACACCCAGGATGCGACGCCGCTGACGCTCGGCCAGGAATTTTCCGGTTATGCCGCCCAGGTCGGCTCCGCCATCAAGCGCATCGAAATGACCCTGCCCGGCCTCTGCGAACTCGCCCAGGGCGGCACCGCCGTCGGTACCGGCCTCAATGCGCCGGTGGGCTTTGCCGAAAGGGTCGCCGAAGAGATCGCCGCCATAACGGCCATGCCCTTCGTCACCGCGCCGAACAAGTTCGAGGCGCTCGCCTCTCATGACAGCATGGTCTTTTCCCATGGCGCCATCAATGCGGCCGCCGCCGCCCTCTTCAAAATCGCCAACGACATCCGCCTGCTCGGCTCCGGCCCGCGCGCCGGTCTCGGCGAACTGGCGCTGCCGGAAAACGAACCCGGCTCGTCGATCATGCCCGGCAAGGTCAACCCGACCCAGTGCGAGGCACTGACGCAGGTCTGCATCCACATCTTCGGCAATCACGCCGCGCTGACCTTCGCCGACAGCCAGGGCCATTTCGAGCTCAATGTCTACAATCCGATGATGGCCTATAATTTCCTGCAGTCGGTGCAACTGCTGGCCGACGCCGCCGTCTCCTTCACCGACAATTGCGTCGTCGGCATCGAGGCGCGCGAGGACAATATCAAGGCCGGCCTCGAACGCTCGCTGATGCTGGTCACCGCCCTCGCCCCGAAGATCGGCTACGACGCAGCCGCCAAGATCGCCAAGACCGCCCACAAGAACGGCACGACGCTGAAGGAAGAAGCGCTTGCGAGTGGACTGGTCTCGGCGGAAGATTACGATGCGATCGTCCGGCCGGAAACAATGATCGGGCCGAAGTAA
- a CDS encoding pyridoxamine 5'-phosphate oxidase family protein, which produces MKIISSIEELNTIYGAGLSQASVDKVTRRLTPLYREMIEISPFAALATVGPEGLDCSPRGDLGGVVRVVDDGTLHLPDWRGNNRVDSLSNIVRDPRLALMFLIPGSNTTMRINGRGVVSNDEALLAGFEMDGKHPRTVIVISIDEVYFQCARAVMRAELWNAGHFADPAGLPTPGQMLKAAVGDFDQETYDREWPGRAAKTMW; this is translated from the coding sequence CATCAGCAGCATCGAAGAGCTCAACACGATCTACGGCGCCGGCCTGTCACAGGCCTCGGTCGACAAGGTGACCAGGCGGCTGACGCCGCTTTATCGCGAGATGATCGAGATCTCGCCGTTCGCGGCGCTTGCAACCGTCGGGCCGGAAGGGCTCGACTGTTCACCGCGCGGCGATCTCGGCGGGGTGGTGCGCGTCGTCGACGACGGGACGCTGCATCTGCCGGACTGGCGCGGCAACAACCGCGTCGATTCGCTTTCCAATATCGTGCGCGATCCGCGGCTCGCGCTGATGTTCCTGATCCCCGGCTCGAACACCACGATGCGCATCAACGGACGCGGCGTCGTTTCCAACGACGAGGCGCTGCTTGCAGGTTTCGAGATGGACGGCAAACATCCGCGCACCGTCATCGTCATTTCGATCGACGAGGTCTATTTTCAATGCGCCCGTGCGGTGATGCGGGCCGAACTCTGGAATGCCGGGCATTTCGCCGATCCCGCAGGCCTGCCGACCCCCGGCCAGATGCTGAAGGCGGCGGTCGGCGATTTCGACCAGGAAACCTACGACCGCGAATGGCCGGGACGGGCGGCGAAGACGATGTGGTAA